From a region of the Vanrija pseudolonga chromosome 2, complete sequence genome:
- the cmkC gene encoding Calcium/calmodulin-dependent protein kinase kinase cmkC, producing MPTPNEQGAAGTPGGAPPRADLLAPDAAVMTLQPPTPVDAAPGSGLASILVSPSSITTPTIEEEPEELQYDSPEEEWEEPAAAAAAADRRPLHPYSKPVRGHSTPIPASSMSSQHTVKGSGDDLSLVNSPPSMLGTSLPSSSPSVASVSPSHLASSSPHLFEAPKRAPSPSSPDYRNVLRSSRQNSTHRVRETTAGSQRNTLDGARMVNQYKIGRTLGKGAFATVYSSLDVGTGEEYAVKEFSKSRLQNKMLHERQMKQQRERRRRPARPGVTAATADAPEAPTTRPPLSRSTTIDEEALANDPLALIRREIAVMMKLDHPNLIKLYESISVPSSDSLFLVLEYGAGGVLMNIEPGADSTDAKPAFPIDQTREYFRQLVLSLEYLHHNGVTHRDIKPENILFSKDRDLVKLADFGVSEMFEAKTNDDRIRTQGGSPAFLSPEAFTASTSTAVHGRPVDIWALGVTLYCMLTGTLPWNTAHPAELYTRVTTEEPLINDEWPPELKDLVTGMLTKDPSKRFTIPDIRANPWVTNFGESPLVDVEENLYYWGKEVVEPTTEEIKKAITSLRSLFTVVRAVNKMRRLQSMSSQQRALSTSTQLPIPSDMSGTSGSMDSYAVSVTTGATTPDVSGSPKVDFEPGLPSNRAFSGLPPIDTGAGRPVFSDEPSTMGSPIEGDFVGSPVEMAASPVQVDSPLECESPIEDAHITDAIVASPEGEEIELVESPTSE from the exons ATGCCCACACCAAACGAGCAGGGCGCAGCGGGAACACCAGGTGGTgcaccaccacgcgccgacctgctggctccagacgccgccgtcatgacactgcagccgccgacgccggtggACGCTGCACCAGGCTCGGGGCTCGCGTCTATCCTCGTCAGTCCCTCGTCCATCACCACTCCCACCATTGAAGAGGAGCCAGAGGAGCTCCAGTACGACTCGCCAGAAGAGGAGTGGGAAGagccagctgccgccgccgccgctgccgaccgGCGCCCGCTTCACCCTTACTCCAAACCTGTCCGCGGGCATTCCACACCCATtcccgcgtcgtcgatgagcaGCCAGCACACGGTAAAGGGTAGTGGTGACGACCTGTCCCTCGTCAACTCACCGCCAAGCATGCTCGGCACGTCGCttccctcgtcgtctccgtcgGTTGCCTCCGTCTCACCGTCCCACCTAGCCAGCTCAAGCCCCCACCTCTTCGAGGCCCCAAagcgcgcgccctcgccctcgtcgccagacTACCGCAACGTActccgctcgtcgcgccagaACTCGACCCACCGCGTCCGCGAGACGACGGCCGGCTCGCAGCGCAACACGCTCGATGGCGCACGCATGGTCAACCAGTACAAGATTGGACGCACGTTGGGCAAGGGTGCATTTGCTACTGTCTACTCGAGTCTCGATGTTGGCACGGGAGAGGAATAC GCCGTAAAGGAGTTCTCAAAGTCCCGCCTGCAGAACAAGATGCTCCACGAGCGACAGATGAAACAGCAGCGTGAGAGGAGGAgacggcccgctcgccccgGTGTGactgcggcgacggcggatGCCCCGGAGGCCCCCACAACGCGTCCACCCCTGTCACGCTCCACCACCATTGACGAGGAGGCTCTGGCGAATGACCCGCTCGCACTCATTCGTCGTGAGATTGCAGTCATGATGAAGCTCGACCACCCAAAT CTCATCAAGCTCTACGAGTCCATCTCGGTTCCAAGCTCGGACTCACTCTTCCTGGTCCTCGAGTACGGCGCCGGTGGAGTCCTCATGAACATCGAGCCCGGCGCAGACTCGACCGACGCCAAGCCAGCCTTCCCCATCGATCAGACGCGCGAGTACTTCCGCCAGCTCGTCTTGTCGCTAGAGTACCTCCACCACAATGGCGTGACCCACCGTGACATCAAGCCTGAGAATATCCTCTTCTCAAAGGACAGGGACCTTGTCAAGCTCGCAGACTTTGGAGTGTCGGAAATGTTCGAAGCAAAGACCAACGACGACCGCATCAGGACACAGGGCGGCAGCCCTGCGTTCCTCAGCCCCGAGGCCTTTACAGCCAGCACGTCCACCGCCGTTCATGGCCGCCCTGTCGACATTTGGGCTCTAGGCGTCACCCTCTACTGCATGCTCACTGGCACACTGCCCTGGAACACGGCCCACCCTGCCGAGCTCTACACACGCGTCACTACGGAAGA ACCCCTGATCAACGACGAGTGGCCACCGGAACTCAAGGACCTCGTCACTGGTATGCTCACCAAGGATCCCAGCAAGCGCTTTACGATCCCAGACATTCGTGCCAACCCCTGGGTCACCAACTTTGGCGAGAGCCCTctggtcgacgtcgaggaaaACCTGTACTACTggggcaaggaggtcgtGGAGCCTACTACCGAAGAAATCAAGAAGGCCATCACGTCGCTCCGGTCTCTTTTCACTGTGGTCCGCGCAGTCAACAAGATGCGCCGCCTGCAAAGCATGAGCTCCCAACAGCGTGCCTTGTCAACCTCTACCCAGCTCCCGATCCCCAGCGACATGTCAGGTACCTCTGGATCTATGGACTCGTACGCCGTTTCTGTCACAACAGGAGCGACCACGCCTGACGTCAGCGGCAGCCCCAAGGTCGACTTTGAGCCCGGCTTGCCGTCGAATCGCGCGTTCTCGGGCCTGCCCCCGATCGACACAGGTGCCGGCCGCCCCGTATTCTCCGACGAGCCAAGCACGATGGGCTCCCCCATCGAAGGCGACTTTGTTGGCTCGCCCGTCGAGatggccgcgtcgccggTCCAGGTCGACTCGCCACTCGAGTGCGAGTCGCCCATCGAGGACGCACACATCACCGACGCCatcgtcgcgtcgcccgaaggcgaggagattgagcTCGTGGAGTCACCCACCTCGGAATAG